The nucleotide window CTTGGAGTATGGATCTAGAACAGGCTAGTGATTTAACTTGGGAACAGCTTCTTGCTTACTATCAAAGAGTAACAAAGACTGTAATTGAATCTTCTCCTAGTGGATACACCATTTACAAACAGTAGATAATAATTTAATTTAAGCAGATTTTTGAAGCTTTTCAGCGATCGCATTTCTAACAAATTCTTGCCAATTTTCTTGTTGTTGAAGCTGTTGTTTCATAGAAAGGGGGACTCGAATCTGTAACCGTTCGCGCAAAGGTTCATCACGGTCACTTTGAAAACCATATTTTTTAAGGTCAGGATTACCGCCTGGTCTACCGCTAGTCTTAGTTCCTGGCATAAACAAAAGTTAGATATTGAGTATTGAGTAAATTTATTATAGCAAGTATACAATTAAAAATTGTTCATAAAAAGTTGATTTTTATCTGTATACTAATTATAATAATAAGAGGGGTGGTTGAAGTTTCAGATGCTAACAACCACCCTCATAGAAACCATATTGAAGGAATCAACATGATTAATTTATATCTAAGTGTAGAA belongs to Chondrocystis sp. NIES-4102 and includes:
- a CDS encoding PAS/PAC sensor hybrid histidine kinase, which gives rise to MPGTKTSGRPGGNPDLKKYGFQSDRDEPLRERLQIRVPLSMKQQLQQQENWQEFVRNAIAEKLQKSA